In Topomyia yanbarensis strain Yona2022 chromosome 2, ASM3024719v1, whole genome shotgun sequence, one DNA window encodes the following:
- the LOC131684539 gene encoding actin-related protein 2/3 complex subunit 3 produces MPAYHSLIKDYSQSVGNMAILPLRTQARGPAPTNANIDQDIIDESLYYFKANVFFRTYEIKSEVDRVLIYITLYITECLKRLQRCSNKNQGLQEMYTLAISKFDIPGEGGFPLNAVYAKPSTPTEVDLMKQYLLQLRQEVGIRVCEKVFSGEDGKPSKWWLCFAKKKFMDKSLSGPGQ; encoded by the exons ATGCCG GCGTATCATTCCTTGATAAAAGATTATTCCCAATCGGTTGGAAATATGGCGATCCTCCCGTTACGCACTCAAGCGCGTGGTCCTGCTCCGACCAACGCAAATATTGACCAGGACATAATCGATGAATCATTGTATTACTTTAAAGCGAACGTATTTTTTCGTACCTATGAAATCAAGTCTGAAGTGGATCGAGTGTTGATATACATTACACTCTACATCACAGAGTGTCTCAAACGACTACAGCGTTGCTCAAACAAGAACCAAGGCTTGCAAGAAATGTACACTCTGGCGATCTCCAAGTTTGATATTCCGGGCGAGGGAGGCTTCCCGCTGAACGCTGTTTACGCTAAACCATCAACGCCTACGGAAGTGGATTTGATGAAGCAGTACTTGCTGCAGCTTCGTCAGGAAGTTGGCATTCGGGTTTGTGAGAAAGTGTTTTCCGGAGAAGATGGAAAACCAAGCAAGTGGTGGTTGTGTTTTGCCAAGAAGAAGTTCATGGATAAGTCGCTCTCTGGTCCGGGACAGTGA
- the LOC131684540 gene encoding cell division cycle 7-related protein kinase, with product MEVINEAQNNGENASTKPAEDRKIAAELAELLTNEVPKKDEKLVANLRQQIPDIDNIFKIHRKTGHGTFSSVFLGSLKCQERLPADRKKLFAIKHVVPTSHPSRIERELRCMMQIGGACNVVGVDLCLRRQESVAFVMPYIPHDQFHQYYDKMSPAETQLYMKNLLIALKRVHEFCVIHRDVKPSNFLYNRKLQKFLLVDFGLAQDISHKRAIRGTETNSAQTAKQVEDKTGKRRLSGETGAEKNQQCSDAVVQQQKKLKLVDDNLENSTKPANEEQMGIAQVQQPPPVFKTPLKQSNQIISPMKLSNVTKDLYSSPLARQIKSTVLGISTNIKVAQRQQQRGTVSNQPAVAPMPPKTATGGARNHQYNTSSTAGPANKQDSVCECFGKSQVCNICLVKKEMQASRAGTPGYRPPEVLLKYPDQTTVVDIWAAGVMFMSILSRCYPFFKNSDDLHSLAEIITVFGDQRIKKTAIQLGRHVKTAQRKQPLDLRKLCLRLRFRFRRIRARQQQDADETATTFANSCDNCQLRLAECLCEHSEANRDFSEDEYSERAYDLLHKLLEINPHNRISAEEALNHPFFQETY from the exons ATGGAGGTTATCAACGAGGCTCAAAATaatggtgaaaatgcgagcaCCAAACCAGCCGAAGACCGCAAAATTGCAGCGGAACTGGCCGAATTGCTTACCAATGAGGTGCCGAAGAAAGATGAAA AGTTGGTAGCCAACTTGCGCCAGCAGATTCCGGACATCGACAACATCTTCAAAATCCACCGCAAGACCGGACATGGAACTTTTAGTTCGGTGTTTCTCGGCTCACTTAAGTGTCAGGAGCGCCTGCCAGCGGATCGCAAAAAACTGTTTGCCATCAAGCATGTGGTTCCTACTAGTCATCCGAGCCGTATCGAACGGGAGCTGCGATGCATGATGCAGATAGGTGGTGCCTGTAACGTGGTTGGAGTAGACTTGTGCCTGCGTCGACAGGAATCAGTTGCATTTGTTATGCCCTACATTCCTCATGATCAGTTTCATCAATACTATGACAAGATGAGTCCGGCGGAAACGCAACTTTACATGAAGAATTTGCTGATTGCACTGAAACGAGTGCATGAGTTTTGCGTCATTCATCGAGATGTTAAACCAAGTAACTTCTTGTACAACCGCAAGCTGCAAAAGTTTTTGCTTGTGGATTTCGGCCTAGCCCAAGACATCAGTCATAAACGCGCAATTAGGGGAACCGAAACTAATTCGGCGCAAACGGCAAAACAGGTAGAGGATAAGACTGGAAAGAGGAGACTTTCGGGAGAAACAGGGGCAGAGAAGAATCAGCAGTGTAGCGATGCTGTGGTACAGCAACAGAAGAAGCTGAAACTTGTCGATGATAACCTGGAGAACAGTACCAAACCTGCCAATGAGGAGCAGATGGGTATCGCTCAAGTGCAACAACCACCACCAGTATTCAAAACACCACTAaaacaatcaaatcaaatcatttCACCAATGAAACTCTCGAATGTCACTAAGGATCTCTACAGCTCTCCATTGGCTCGTCAAATAAAATCCACCGTACTGGGAATTAGTACTAATATTAAGGTAGCACAACGCCAGCAGCAACGAGGAACGGTCAGCAATCAACCTGCTGTTGCACCGATGCCCCCGAAAACGGCAACGGGAGGCGCGAGAAACCACCAGTATAACACCTCTTCAACGGCTGGCCCTGCGAATAAACAAGATTCCGTATGTGAATGTTTCGGCAAAAGCCAGGTATGTAATATCTGCCTTGTAAAAAAAGAAATGCAAGCATCTCGTGCTGGTACTCCAGGCTATCGTCCACCGGAAGTACTTTTAAAGTATCCTGATCAAACGACCGTGGTGGACATATGGGCGGCCGGGGTGATGTTTATGAGTATTTTGTCGCGATGCTATCCGTTTTTCAAGAATTCGGATGACTTGCACTCGCTGGCCGAGATAATAACGGTATTTGGTGATCAACGCATCAAAAAGACAGCGATTCAACTAGGGCGCCATGTGAAAACGGCCCAAAGAAAGCAACCGCTGGACCTGAGGAAGCTATGCTTGCGTCTGCGCTTCCGTTTCCGACGCATCCGTGCACGGCAACAACAGGATGCGGATGAAACGGCAACCACGTTTGCCAACAGTTGCGACAACTGTCAACTGCGTTTGGCGGAGTGTCTTTGCGAGCATTCCGAAGCCAACAGGGACTTCTCCGAGGATGAGTACTCGGAACGGGCCTATGACCTACTTCACAAACTGTTGGAAATAAATCCACATAACCGCATCTCCGCAGAGGAAGCCCTAAATCACCCGTTCTTCCAGGAGACTTATTAG
- the LOC131684542 gene encoding uncharacterized protein LOC131684542, which translates to MPVDFKNKTGRHSDDEDEFFKPTSNSTLAKIFGISKGSPPKKASPSTEPSKSNQLSDRYGASSFRYVPPQETTDCDDNNLQNAPTVNWKLVQASVVSAYKLINTENVPQGKLGLALLCLDAEYRIIIYRTKADVLATLNISPTTTLILVNGYLQFHSDDGCFWSILFDQITERDELLKSVHGICTIDQEVKHSIKPIPASRTIPLVELPDSDVDPTKASLISRMARVGQSIYPQDNPVSTTEVSDSSDADVRIETIPRSSIPPHRRTTNSSRNYPVTIGMQMIPSAANALNTAISGQNMLQTANDVNINMFLTESRMYNTELRMNMSKIETKLERVLDRIDLINGSTSKEGKSMVDRDEDMLLLEEKMLEVKKENYSLKGKIRSLEAEAASGKDSITAKAQLIEAEKRCQELKTQVDFLQREVQTSKEKNEENVLEIDRLNRELMAKNIVIEQTTKDLSVLEEQIKFARSKESSLQDTNLLLMKELECLKQTIAGKEQKLADQSAEQKTNDSKQLNDMVKQIMNNCFQRISDQIDDVNVLKIVAQAIKQETKAVIQLQ; encoded by the exons aTGCCAgtcgattttaaaaataaaactggtCGGCACTCAGACGATGAGGATGAGTTTTTCAAACCAACGTCGAA TTCTACACTGGCAAAAATTTTTGGTATATCGAAAGGCAGTCCGCCCAAAAAGGCGTCACCGTCGACAGAACCGTCCAAGTCAAATCAGCTTTCTGACCGCTATGGTGCATCGTCATTCAGGTATGTCCCGCCACAGGAAACAACCGACTGCGATGATAATAATCTTCAAAATGCGCCCACTGTAAACTGGAAACTCGTGCAAGCTAGTGTTGTTTCCGCATATAAACT TATAAACACCGAAAATGTGCCCCAAGGAAAGCTTGGATTAGCCCTTCTATGTTTGGATGCTGAGTATAGAATAATAATATATCGGACAAAAGCAGACGTATTAGCTACCTTGAATATCTCTCCAACCACAACATTGATTCTCGTAAACGGTTACCTTCAATTCCATAGTGATGATGGATGCTTCTGGAGCATCCTCTTTGATCAAATTACAGAACGTGATGAGCTACTAAAGTCTGTCCATGGAATTTGCACGATTGATCAAGAGGTTAAGCACTCAATCAAACCGATTCCTGCTTCGAGAACTATTCCCCTGGTAGAGTTACCGGATTCAGATGTAGACCCAACAAAAGCCAGCCTGATATCCAGGATGGCCAGGGTAGGACAATCGATTTATCCACAAGATAACCCGGTATCAACCACCGAAGTCAGTGATTCATCCGATGCGGATGTTCGAATTGAAACTATCCCCCGATCAAGTATCCCACCACATCGCAGAACCACTAATTCAAGTAGAAACTATCCCGTTACAATCGGTATGCAAATGATTCCATCGGCAGCAAATGCACTCAACACGGCTATCAGCGGTCAAAACATGCTACAGACGGCTAACGATGTTAACATTAATATGTTTCTGACTGAGAGTCGTATGTATAATACTGAATTACGAATGAATATGTCTAAGATTGAGACTAAACTGGAACGAGTGCTTGACAGGATAGATCTAATAAATGGTTCCACTTCGAAAGAAGGAAAATCTATGGTTGATAGGGACGAAGACATGCTACTTTTAGAGGAGAAAATGTTAGAAGTGAAAAAGGAGAATTATTCGTTGAAGGGGAAAATTAGAAGTTTGGAAGCCGAGGCTGCTTCCGGTAAGGATAGTATAACAGCAAAAGCACAGCTTATCGAAGCCGAAAAGCGTTGCCAGGAATTGAAAACACAAGTTGACTTTTTACAACGCGAAGTTCAGACTAGTAAAgagaaaaatgaagaaaatgttttaGAAATTGATCGATTGAACCGAGAGCTTATGGCTAAAAATATAGTCATAGAACAAACAACCAAAGATTTAAGTGTACTGGAggaacaaataaaatttgctcGTAGCAAAGAGAGTTCGTTACAGGATACGAATCTGTTGCTGATGAAAGAGTTGGAATGTTTAAAACAAACCATCGCAGGTAAGGAACAGAAGTTAGCAGATCAATCGGCGGAACAAAAGACGAACGATAGTAAACAACTGAACGATATGGTGAAGCAGATCATGAACAACTGCTTTCAACGTATATCAGATCAAATAGATGATGTCAACGTTTTAAAGATTGTTGCACAGGCCATTAAGCAGGAAACGAAAGCCGTTATTCAACTTCAGTAA
- the LOC131684543 gene encoding zinc finger CCCH-type with G patch domain-containing protein, protein MSSVKELNESIKLYEEQLDQVEKALTTATEQSEREDLANLKNDITELLRLTRETLQHEHGPIETPVKHNIEDEFALFMSEIHELSAGEESPIGDEPKASKPDLFQDLVGSKCSAPHIHRWGSVAHHNALICSLDTSDEDNVMVKVLFINPTHQEMVPCSYYLDDKCKFENGKCRFSHGENVPFNELKDYREPRFELLRKKGGRVLAKQKNRLWSKGTISSADFQKKTCNILLEESKREVELPFEDILPFDDTDEPSLESEDDSSSNEADDDVSVFQNLEIIQRSLLNPVPTQRLGEWEKHTKGIGSKIMMKMGYVVGAGLGSKGEGIVVPVSAQVLPQGRSLDYCMQLREQAKGDGDLFSVEKKLLRQKRIQEKRNTSKYAKGKQRKDVFSFINSEILCNGEKSTSPGGQKQTTQDKLDLPSCSSKNLNIASLKLSEHSRRLETDVQKLKHSLTRHQPGSQMHSCIKKQIADKRSEISQIQATEHTISREQQLRNDKRKMTVF, encoded by the exons ATGAGCTCTGTTAAAGAATTGAATGAATCGATTAAGTTGTATGAAGAGCAG CTAGATCAAGTGGAAAAAGCACTGACAACAGCAACTGAGCAAAGTGAGCGGGAGGATTTGGCAAACCTAAAGAATGATATTACCGAACTATTAAGATTAACTCGTGAAACGTTACAGCATGAACATGGACCAATAGAAACGCCAGTTAAACATAACATAGAAGATGAATTTGCTCTGTTCATGTCTGAGATACATGAACTTTCAGCAGGTGAAGAGTCCCCGATAGGCGACGAGCCAAAGGCAAGCAAACCTGATCTGTTCCAGGATCTAGTTGGAAGTAAATGTTCCGCACCTCACATACATCGGTGGGGATCGGTAGCACACCACAATGCACTGATTTGCAGCTTAGACACTTCTGACGAAGATAACGTCATGGTCAAAGTGCTGTTCATTAATCCAACCCACCAAGAAATGGTACCCTGCTCTTACTATCTGGACGACAAATGCAAATTTGAAAATGGTAAATGTCGTTTCTCGCATGGGGAGAATGTACCGTTCAATGAGTTGAAAGACTATCGAGAACCCCGGTTTGAACTACTTCGGAAGAAGGGTGGTAGAGTTTTGGCCAAACAGAAAAATCGATTGTGGAGCAAAGGTACCATAAGTAGTGCTGATTTCCAAAAGAAAACATGCAACATACTATTGGAAGAAAGTAAACGTGAGGTCGAGTTACCTTTCGAAGATATTCTACCGTTCGATGACACTGATGAGCCAAGCTTGGAGTCAGAGGATGATTCATCCAGTAACGAGGCAGATGATGATGTTTCTgtctttcaaaatttggaaataatTCAACGAAGTCTGCTTAATCCTGTCCCAACGCAGCGCTTGGGGGAATGGGAAAAACACACGAAAGGAATCGGGTCCAAGATAATGATGAAGATGGGTTACGTTGTAGGTGCAGGGTTAGGAAGTAAAGGAGAGGGCATTGTAGTACCTGTTAGTGCACAAGTATTACCTCAGGGGAGATCATTAGATTACTGTATGCAACTCCGTGAACAAGCTAAAGGAGATGGCGATTTGTTTAGCGTCGAGAAGAAGCTTTTGCGACAAAAGAGAATACAGGAAAAAAGAAATACTAGTAAGTATGCCAAAGGTAAACAAAGAAAAGACGTATTCAGTTTCATCAATAGCGAAATTTTGTgcaatggagaaaaatcaacaagtcCGGGTGGTCAAAAACAAACTACACAAGACAAACTTGATTTACCGAGTTGTTCTTCGAAAAACTTAAACATTGCTAGTTTAAAGCTGTCGGAACACAGCCGCCGGTTGGAGACTGATGTTCAAAAATTAAAACACTCCTTAACACGCCACCAGCCTGGATCACAAATGCATTCGTGTATAAAGAAGCAAATTGCAGATAAACGCtcggaaatttcacaaattcagGCCACAGAACATACAATTAGTAGAGAACAACAACTACGCAACGATAAGCGGAAAATGACAGTATTTTAA
- the LOC131681559 gene encoding cytochrome b5 isoform X2, whose protein sequence is MATLKQYSLADVAKHNTLQDLWFVIDDKVYDVTKFQNEHPGGEEVLLESAGKDATNEFNDVGHSTDAKQQMKQFIVGEIVEAERKKKATVPDTGSSPSPGSWLNSLKAKFFG, encoded by the exons ATGGCTACACTCAAGCAGTACAGCTTAGCTGATGTTGCTAAACACAACACACTACAGGATCTATGGTTTGTGATCGACGACAAGGTGTACGAcgtcacaaaatttcaaaatgag CATCCTGGTGGTGAAGAGGTGCTATTGGAATCAGCTGGCAAAGATGCTACGAACGAATTCAACGACGTTGGTCACAGTACAGATGCCAA ACAACAAATGAAACAATTCATCGTTGGGGAGATCGTTGAGGCTGAACGGAAAAAGAAGGCGACAGTGCCTGA TACTGGTTCGTCCCCCTCTCCCGGATCCTGGTTAAATTCCTTAAAGGCCAAATTTTTTGGTTAA
- the LOC131681559 gene encoding cytochrome b5 isoform X1: protein MATLKQYSLADVAKHNTLQDLWFVIDDKVYDVTKFQNEHPGGEEVLLESAGKDATNEFNDVGHSTDAKQQMKQFIVGEIVEAERKKKATVPDCKRMVIVACSALAIGLGLVLIYKALKK from the exons ATGGCTACACTCAAGCAGTACAGCTTAGCTGATGTTGCTAAACACAACACACTACAGGATCTATGGTTTGTGATCGACGACAAGGTGTACGAcgtcacaaaatttcaaaatgag CATCCTGGTGGTGAAGAGGTGCTATTGGAATCAGCTGGCAAAGATGCTACGAACGAATTCAACGACGTTGGTCACAGTACAGATGCCAA ACAACAAATGAAACAATTCATCGTTGGGGAGATCGTTGAGGCTGAACGGAAAAAGAAGGCGACAGTGCCTGA CTGTAAGCGGATGGTCATCGTGGCATGTTCGGCTCTAGCTATCGGTCTGGGTCTAGTTCTAATCTACAAGGCTTTGAAGAAGTGA